TGATCCACCACCCGCACAAACTCGGTAACCAGGAGATCGTATGGGTTGATGGATGAGAGCAGTTCTCTCATCAAGTGGTCCAATACGCCCTCCATAGGGGCCAAAATAATTCGCAAGCTGATATCCCGTATCCTTTAAAAATAAGCGCGGCATTTTACCGCGAGCCCGCAGTTTCACCAAGCACGGAACTCGGTATGCGGAACACTCGTGTCAACAACTTGATACCCATGATAAAAGTGACTAGTTTAAAGGCACTGCCTTGCACTCCTGATAAAAAAAATCTGTGAGTGCGTGCAAAATTTGAAATAAAAACAGGTCGTCATGGGTCTGGTTAATCAGACTGGCAGCTAAAGGCGGCCGTCATAACTCACTGAAACACACAGAAGGAAGAAGACTATGAATACCATCAAGAAAACCGCCGCCGCAGTTGCACTGGGAAGCGTTGTTGTTGGCGCAGCGTTTGCGGCCGAGGCTCAGGCTAACCCCTTTGGTTTTAATGAAATGCAGGCAGGTTACCAGCTGGTGGGTGATGAAGGTAAATGCGGCGAAGGCAAATGTGGCGAAGGCAAAAAGGCCCAAGAAGGTAAATGTGGTGAGGGCAAGTGCGGCGAAGGCATGAAGGCCAAAGAAGGTAAATGCGGTGAAGGCAAGTGTGGTGAAGGCATGAAAAAAGGCCATGAAACTGCCGAAAAAGCCAAAGAGGGCAAGTGTGGTGAAGGCAAATGTGGCGAAGGCATGAAAAAAGGCCATGAAGCTGCCGAAAAAGCCAAAGAAGGTAAGTGTGGTGAAGCCAAAGGCACTGAAAAAGCCAAAGAAGGCAAGTGCGGCGGCGCCCACTGATAATACCCAGCCACGCAGGGGAGACCCTGCGTGGTTTTACTCTCATACAGAGGTGATCACATGGCAGTATCCTCGCTGACCGGGCTGGGGCTTCGTCGCGAAATGTTGGCTGAATTCAGTCAATCGGTACCGGCGCAAATCGATTTTTTTGAAGTCGCCCCGGAAAACTGGATGGCACTTGGTGGCAAATACGGTAAGCAGTTCCGTGCCTTAACCGAGCGTCATGCATTTTTCTGTCACGGCTTGTCCCTGTCGATTGGCAGCAGTGCGCCGCTGGACATTGATTTTATTAAGGGTATCAAGGCCTTTCTCGATATACACGGGATTGAAGTGTATTCCGAGCATCTGAGTTACTGCTCAGGTGCCGGGCACCTGTACGACTTGATGCCCATGCCCTTCACCCAAGAAGCCGTGCACCATATCGCCGGGCGGGTGAAGCAGGTGGAAAACATCATTGAGCGGCCATTAATCCTGGAAAATATCTCATTTTATGCTGCCCCCGGCGCAGAAATGACCGAGCAGGAGTTTGTGCTGGCAGTACTCGACGAAGCCGACTGTCAGCTACTGCTCGACGTGAACAACATCTATGTGAATTCAGTCAATCACAATTACGATGCGGCTGAGTATCTTGCCGCCATGCCCACAAAGCGCATTCGTTACCTGCATGTGGCCGGGCATTATGTGGAAGCTCCTGATCTGATTGTGGATACCCACGGCGCGGACATTGTTGACCAGGTATGGCAACTGTTGGCCGACTGTTACGCACTTCACGGGCCATTACCCACTTTGCTGGAAAGGGATTTCAATATTCCACCGAGCGGAGTCTTGCTGCAGGAAATTGATCGCATCCGGGATTATCAGGCGGCAGCAATTTGTACCCGCAGGAGGGCCGGATGAGTTTTAAGGATATCCAGGCCGATTTTATCGAGGCGATCCGCAGACCGGATCTGCCTTGTCCCCATGGCATTGCTCCCCAGAGGATGGGAGTCTATCGCGAACTCTTTTTCAATAATGTCAGTGGTTTTGTTAATAGTGGCTTTCCTGTGCTCAAGAGCCTCTTTGGGGAAGCGCAGTGGCAGACGATCCTGCGGCAGTTCTTTACCGAACATGACTGCCAAAACCCGCTGTTTATCGGCATTGCCGGCGAATTCCTTGCCTTCTTGAGTACCCGTGAGCCCGAGGCCAACGAGCCACCGTTTCTGCTGGAACTGGCCCATTACGAGTGGCTGGAATTGGTGGTCGCCACAGCAATGGAACAGGGTGATGAAGCCGCTTTCGATGAAACGGCTCTGACGCGACAAGCGTACCTTCATGCCAGACTGGGGTTGGCATCCCACGCCCGGGTCGCACAGTACCACTTCGAGGTAGAGAAGATTTCCCCCCAATATCAACCGGATTCCCCCCTGCCATCGCCTTGCTATTTTTGTCTCTATCGGGATGGTGATGATGAGGTGAGCTTTTTGAAGTTAAACCCAATGACGGCGCAGCTGTTGGCGATTTTGGAGGCCAACTCCGGCATTGATTATGTGGGGCTGCTGCAAAAAGTGCAGGCACTATATCCTGACTTTGCCGGGCAACAACTCCGGGATGGCATCAGTCAGGTGCTTGGCCAACTGGCCGCCCGGGGTGTGGTAGTGCGAAAGTTGCAATAACCCTACAGTTAGTTGGTTTTATCGTTCAGGACAAACCGCTAGAATGGCGCCCATTTTGTGAGCTGCATCACGGCAGTGGTCGTACATTTTGTAGAGGAGTCCTCATGGACGCTAATTTCAAAGAGCCCTTCAACGTTTGGTATCTTATTGGTTTTCTGTTGGTTCTTCTTGTTCCAACCCTGCCTGCCAGCCTGTCATGGCTCAAACTTGCCGGCTTAATCTAAGTCCGCAACAAGGGTATACTTGGCCACTCAATTGAGTGGCCTTTGTTTTTGGGCCAGTATGAAGGGATAAACCCATGGGGGCGAGGGCGTGATAAAACGCAGTCTGTTGCTGGTGATTGGTTTAATAAGCCTGGTACTGGGTGTGGCGGGCGTGTTTTTACCCCTGTTGCCCACAGTGCCTTTTGTGCTGCTGGCAGCCTTCTGTTTTGCCCGCTCCAGTGAGCGTTTGCACCGCTGGTTGATGGCACATCCCTGGTTTGCCGATGCTTTGAGCAACTGGGAACAAAAAAAGGCCATCAGAAGGGGGCTAAAACGCAAAGCCATGGTGCTCTCGAGCCTCAGCTTCGCCATCAGCATTGCCATAGTGCCGCTGCTCTGGGTCAAAGTGATGCTGTTGTCGTTACTGGTAGCTCTGCTGGCTTTCCTCCATTCAGTGCCTGAGCTGGAGGATACTCCCTGAGTGCCGATTTTGTGACCGCCAACACTGGCAGCCCTGTGTGTCGGCGGTTGCATCCACCGGCAAAGGAGCTTAAGCTTTAGCCGGATTAAATTTGAAGTCCACATTTGGTGGACTTTTTTGTTGTCAAAGCCCGGCGAAGCCGGCAAATATAACGTGAATGTCCTATGAACACAGACAGCTTAGCGCTTATCAAGCAAAGCATTAAAACCATTCCTGATTACCCCAAAGTCGGCATTATGTTCCGTGATGTTACCAGCCTGCTTGAGGATCACACCGCTTACCAAACAGCCATGAAGCTGCTCGTTGAACGCTACAAGGATGCCGGCTTCACTAAAGTCGTGGGAACAGAGTCCCGCGGTTTCCTGTTCGGTGCGCCGCTGGCGCTGGAGCTGGGTTTGGGTTTTGTGCCTGTGCGTAAGCCTGGCAAATTGCCCCGGGAAACCATCAGCGAAAGCTATGAACTGGAATACGGGCACGACACCCTGGAAATCCATGTGGATGCTATCAAGGCCGGTGACAAGGTGTTGGTGATAGACGATCTGCTGGCCACCGGCGGTACTATCGAAGCCACGGTTAAACTCATTCGTCGTCTGGGCGGTGATGTAGCCCATGCGGCCTTTATCATTTCCCTGCCGGATCTGGGTGGTGAAAAGCGTCTTCAGGCAATGGGCCTGGAAATTTGTAAATTGTGTGAGTTTGAAGGCGATTAATCCAACGCTTGAACCCTTACACTTCCTGCCCCGTCATGGCGTTATGGCATCGACCCCCTCAGCGTGGTATGTTTGCCCCATGACGGGACACAGGCTCCCGACCGATTTTGTAAGTGGGGAGTGACATGTCCTATCAGGTGTTGGCCAGAAAATGGCGCCCTGCCAATTTTGCCGAGGTCGTGGGCCAGTCCCATGTGCTTCATGCCTTGACCAATGCCCTCGGTCAGCAAAGATTACACCATGCTTACCTCTTTACCGGCACCCGCGGTGTGGGCAAGACCAGTTTGGCCAGGCTGTTCGCCAAGGGGCTGAATTGCGAGCAGGGGATCACTGCCACACCCTGCGGTCAATGCAGTGCCTGCCGCGAGATTGCCGAAGGCCGTTTTGTCGACCTAATCGAAGTGGATGCTGCATCGCGCACCAAGGTGGATGACACCCGCGAAATCCTCGATAACGTGCAATATCGCCCCAGTCGCGGCCGATTTAAGGTGTACCTCATCGATGAGGTGCACATGCTCTCTAAAAGCTCGTTCAATGCGCTGCTCAAAACCCTTGAAGAACCGCCTGAGCACGTAAAATTCCTGCTCGCCACCACAGATCCGCAAAAGCTGCCGGTGACAGTGCTGTCCCGCTGTTTGCAATTCAATCTCAAAGCCCTGACTCAGCCGCAAATACAGGCGCAGTTGGCCGCAGTGCTGAGTGGCGAGGGGCTGGGTTTCGATGAGGACGCCTTGTCGCTGCTTGCCAAGGCGGCGGCCGGCAGTATGCGTGATGCCCTGAGCCTCACCGACCAGGCGATAGCCTTTGGCGGTGGAGAAGTGCGTCTTGCCCAGGTGCAAACCATGCTCGGGGCCATCGATAAAGGCCAAATACTGAATTTATTTGATGCCCTTTGTCAGGGCGACATCGAAACCCTGCTTACCACTGCCCGCACCGCGCTGGGTTTTGGCGCTGATGCCGATGAGGTGTTGAGGGCGTTACTGGAGCTGCTGCATCAGATAAGCCTTGCCCAATTTGCCCCCGCTACTGCCAGTATCAGCGACAATGAGGCTGCTGTACTGGGGTGGGCCAAGGCGTTGAGACCTGAGCAGGTGCAGCTTTATTACCAAATATTACTCAGTGGCCGTAAAGATTTGCCCTATGCTCCCGACCCGGCCTCCGGGCTGGAGATGAGTTTACTCCGTGCTGTGGGATTTGTGCCGGAAAAGCCGGTAAACAACTGGCAGTCAGGAGAGGGCGTCTCAGCTTCAGAGGCATTACAGACTGAGTCGACATCGGCTGAGGTGCAGCGTGCATCTAAAGCGGGCACCTCGCAGAAGCAAGCGGCTAAACCACTGACGCCTTTAGCTGCTGTTTCGGGTGCCGCTCTTGAATCTGCCCAAACGACAGGCACTGACGTTGATGTTGACGCTGGCGCAGTCAAGGCACCTGACTCTGCCAAGGCTTTGAACTCTTTAGCCGGGAATAACGCCGAGACAGCGCTGAGTTCAGATGAGGATACGCAGGAAGCTGGGGCTGCCGCCCTGTTTGCAGAGCAAAACCTGCTGATTTCCCAGGCCGAGAGTCAGGGGTTCAGCCCTGAACATGGCTTTCAACGCGATAGTGAAGGCGACTTCTCTTTGCATGATGGCCCGCCATTATTTGATGAGATGGCGTATGCCGACTACCCACAGAGTTATTCGGCCGAGGTTGCTGATACTCACCTAAGCCGCCCGCCAGAGGCCGAAGCAAACTCAGTCACTCGCACTGACAGTAGCGCCGACCGTGGCGCCGAAAGTCGCGATGATCCCAAAGCTGGCACTCAGGCCGAGGGCGAGGCCATGGGAGCTGCCTCAAAGGTCGCCGCAGAAGCTGTGCCCCTGGGCTCGCAGGCAGCAGCTTTTGGTGATGATTTGCTCGATGCCGTGTTGGCTGCCAGAGAAGATTTGCTCAGCGGCATCACCTCGGAGGCGAAAGAGGATGAGGCAAAAAAGCCGGTATCCAGTTTCGAGCGTCGCCGAATGGCGGCGCAGGAAAATGATGCCGTTTCGGTAGCTGAAGCGCCGGCTGTAGAGGAAGCACAGGAAAATGATGTCGTTCCGGTAACCGGAGCACCGGATTATGCTGCCGTTTCGATAACCCGGGCGCCGACTGTAAAGGGAGCGGGCGACACCGCGTCAGATGCGACGCCTGCCAATACACAACCCACAGCGGCGTCTGACTCTCAGGTCCCTGCCATAGCATCGGGTCAAGGTGTGGCAGCCGACTATGACAGGCCGCCCTGGGAAGACGCCGTCACAGCGGATGACAGGGTTAAAGCGCCCGTATCGTCAATGGCTGAGGCCTCAAACTCAGACCTGGCAGTGGTTGAGACCAAAGCGGGACATGCCCCCCAATCTCAAACCGCGGCACAGGTTCAATCACAAACGGGCATTGCATCAAAGCCAGATGCGCCACAGGTCACCCATCACGATGTTGCCAATAGCATCAGCGGAGATGAAACAGACCTGCGCTGGTACAAGCTCATGGGCGCGCTGGAAATTGGCGGCCGGGTGCGGCAGTTGGCCGTCAACTCGGTGTGTCTTGAATGGTGCAATCCCATCCCCCTGGTGCTGAAGCAGGACCAAAAGCATTTGGCGGCGCCGGTGGCCATTGCCCAGCTTAATGAGGCGCTTTCCAATGCCCTCGGCCATGAGGCTGAAATCGCATTGGAAGTGGGTGAGGTGACGGGCCGCGAAACACCGCTGGATATCCGTGCCCGTTTTCATCGCGAGCTTTTGGCCTGTGCCCGAGGGGCGCTCAATACCGATCCTGCTGTGCAACGACTGATGCAGCAGGCCGGTGCCTGGTTTGATGATGACAGCATTGGCTATCCGCCTGAACTGCTCGCTCAGCGGGGCAGAGCCTTACCGGCGCCACCGGCACTGGCTCAGGAGCCTGTGGTCTGAGTGGGATTTAATGGCATTCCCGTGACAGGGATAATTGCCAATGCCTCAGATTTCAGTAAGATTAGCCAACTTCATTTTTCACCGTTTACAACTTCATTTTGCCCGCACGGCTGCGGGCCTCAACCGAAAGAGATTAAGCGTATGTTTGGAAAAGGCGGAATGGGCAACCTGATGAAGCAAGCCCAGATGATGCAGGAAAAAATGGCCAGAATGCAGGAAGAAATTGCCCGCATGGAAGTGACAGGTGAGTCTGGTGCCGGTCTGGTGAAAGTTACCATGACAGGTACTCATAACGTACGCAAAGTGGAAATCGACCCAAGCCTGCTGGAAGACGATAAAGAACTGCTGGAAGATCTGGTGGCTGCGGCCTGCAATGATGCGGCCCGCCGGGTTGAAGAAAATCAAAAAGCCAAGATGGCCGAAGTGACCGGCGGCATGCAACTGCCACCCGGCATGAAGATGCCATTCTGAGGAAAGGCCGGCGATGAAATTCAGTCCGCTGGTGGATGAGCTTATCCAGAGCCTGCGTTGCCTGCCCGGCGTGGGGCCCAAATCGGCCCAGCGCATGGCCTTTGCCCTGCTCGAAAGCGATCGCAGAGCGGGCATACGTTTGGCCGACACCCTGTCGCGAGCCATGAGTGAGGTGGGTCACTGCCAGAAGTGCCGTACTTTCACCGAAGAGCCTTTGTGCCCGATTTGCTCGAGTAGCAGACGCGGAGAAGCCGACACCCTGTGTGTGGTGGAAACCCCGGCGGACGTGCTGGCTATCGAGTCCGGCGGTCATTTTCAGGGGCGCTACTTTGTGCTGCAGGGGCATTTGTCACCCCTGGATGGCATTGGACCCGAGGAGCTGGGGCTGTCGTTGCTTGAAGGCCAATTGGGTGGCGGAGGTATCAGCGAGCTGATTTTGGCTACCAATCCCACAGTGGAAGGGGATGCCACGGCCCATTACATAGCCGACATTGCCCGTCGTGCAGGTGTTGCCGTCAGCCGGATTGCCCACGGCGTACCAGTGGGCGGAGAGCTCGAATACGTAGACAGCACCACCCTGGCACTGAGCTTTAACGGCCGTTTGCCCCTCTGACTCTGATTTTTATAAAGGCCCCGCTTTGTCGGGGCTTTTTTGTTGTTTTTTTATCCGCTTGAGCCTCTCTGGTTCAGTGCCCCTTGAAAAGAGTTTCAACGCCCCCATTTCAGTTCTATCCGGGCGATGAGCCCCACATACCTGAATGTTTTTGTAACACTGAAAGAAAAGGGAACTGAGATGTCGCATCAAGAAACCCATGGTTTTCAAACAGAAGTCAAACAGCTTTTGCATTTGATGATCCACTCTTTGTACTCCAACAAAGAAATCTTTTTGCGTGAATTGGTCTCCAATGCCGCCGACGCCGCCGACAAGCTGCGTTACCTGGCGCTGACCAACGACAGCCTGTACGAAGGTGACGGCGAGCTGCGGGTGCGCGTGAGCGCCGACAAAGACAAGGGCACTGTGACCATTGAAGACAATGGCATAGGTATGACCCGCGACGGCGTTATCGAGCATCTCGGTACCATCGCCAAGTCGGGTACCGCCGAGTTCTTTAAAACCCTTTCCGGCGACAGCGCCAAAGACTCGCAGCTCATTGGCCAGTTCGGGGTCGGTTTCTACTCGGCCTTTATCGTCGCCAAGCGCGTTGAAGTGTTCACCCGCGCCGCAGGCCACAACGCCGACGAAGGCGTGAAGTGGGAGTCGGAAGGTGAAGGTAACTTCAGCGTGGAAACCATCACCAAGGCAGACCGCGGTACCAAAATCGTGCTGCATCTGCGTGACGAAGAAAAAGAGTTTGCCGATGACTGGCGTCTTCGTTCCATCATCACCAAGTACTCAGACCATATCTCCATTCCGGTAGAGATGTACCAGGAAGGCACCCCTGAGCGCGATGGTCCAGATGGCGAGAAAATTCTTGCCACTGAAGGTCAGTGGAAAGCGATGAACAAGGCTACCGCACTGTGGACCCGCAGTAAGTCAGAGGTGAGCGACGACGAATACAAAGAGTTTTACAAGCATATCTCCCACGACTATGCCGACCCGCTTGACTGGAGTCATAACAAGGTTGAAGGGAATCAGGAATATACCAGCCTGCTGTATATCCCGGCCAAAGCGCCCTGGGATCTGTGGAACCGTGACCGCAAGCATGGTCTCAAGCTCTTCGTGCAGCGGGTGTTCATCATGGATGACGCCGAGCAGTTTATGCCATCTTACCTGCGTTTCGTACAGGGCCTGATTGACTCCAACGATTTGCCGTTGAACGTGAGCCGCGAAATCCTGCAGGACAACAAGGTCACCCGCAACTTGCGTCAGGCCCTGACCAAGCGCGTGCTGTCTATGTTGGAAAAGCTGGCCAAGGACGACGCGGACAAGTATCAGCAGTTCTGGGCCGAGTTCGGTACCGTGCTCAAAGAAGGTCCGGCGGAAGATTTTGCCAACCGCGAGCGTATCGCCGGATTGCTGCGTTTCGCTTCGACTCACACTGGCGATGCCACACCTTCAGTGTCGCTGGATGATTACATTGGCCGTATGAAGGAAGGGCAGGAAAAGATTTACTACATAGTGGCCGACAGCCATGAGGCCGCAGCCAACAGCCCTCACCTGGAGCTTTTGAAGAAGAAGGGCATCGAGGTGCTGCTGCTGTCTGAGCGCATTGATGAGTGGCTGATTAGCCATCTGCACGACTACAAAGAGAAGGCTCTGCACTCAGTGACCCGTGGCGATCTGGATCTCGGCGCACTGGAAGACGAGGCTGAAAAGGCCGCGCAGGAAAAACTGGCTCAGGAGTCTGAGCCGCTGGTGGAGCGATTCAAGTCTGCCCTTGGGAACAAGGTCAGCGACGTGAAAATTACCACCCGTCTGACCGATACGCCCGCCTGTGTGGTAACAGGCGAAGGCGAGATGTCGAGCCAGATGATCAAACTGATGCAGGCGGCAGGCCAGCCAGTGCCTGAAACCAAGCCAACGCTTGAGCTCAACCCAACTCATCCGCTGGTGGCCCGTTTGGATAAAGAGCAGGATGAAGCGGCGTTTGCCCAGTGGGCGGAGATGCTGCTGGCGCAGGCTACCCTGTCTGAGCGTGGCAGCCTGGCCGACCCGTCGGCTTTCATCAAGCTGGTGAACCAGATGCTGCTTAAATCTGTCGGCTAAACTGATTGCGGGGGCGAATGCCCCCGTTTGTCTTTTTGATAATAGCTTTTTTACATTCAGGGGAAGCACCTATGACTCAAGGGATACCTCAACAGGCAGATGCTGCCATGGCTGGCGTGGCGCTGACCCGGGACAATATCCAGTCAGTGCTGGAAAAATCGCTCGAAGCGCCCATTGTGTTGAGTTTCTTCGCGCCGTCACACCCGGACAGCGTGGCTATGAATGCCCGTTTGGCTCAGCTCATCAACGGCCGCGGTGTGTTGGCCACAGTGAACTGTGAAACCGAGATGGAAATAGCGTCCTATTTTCGCATTCAGGCGCTGCCAACCGTGTTGGTGATTAGCCAGGGCCAGCCGGTTGACGGCTTTGCCGGGGATAAAACCGATGCGGAGCTCGATGCCTTGCTGGCTCAGCATTTACCTCAGGCCTGGAAACAAGTATTGCAGCAGGCAAGGCAAGCGCTGGCCGATGGCAAAGGGGCCGATGCCTTAGCGCTTCTTAAAAGCATCGAAATGGATTCCACAGCTATAGGCGCCGAGTGGGCGCTGCTGATGGCAGAAGCGGAAATTGTGCAAGGCGAGCTCAGCAACGCCGAGCAGCGTCTGGCGTTGGTGGGTCTTGCCGATCAGGATGCGTATTTTCAAAGCCTCAAGGCAAAACTGGCGCTGGCCAGGGAAGCGGCAGACACCCCGGAAGTCAGGGAGCTGCAGAGCCGATTCGCCGACTCGCCTGACAATCATCCGCTTCGCATTGAACTTGCCAAGGCGTTGGCCCAGGCCAAGCGTGAAGAAGAAGCACTTGAGCTGCTTTATGACGTGCTTAAACGGGATTTAGGGGCCGAAGGCGGTGAAATAAAACAAGCGTTTATGGGCATTTTAACGGCGATGGGGCAGGGCAGCAGTATTGCCAACAGCTTCAGACGTAAGCTTTACAGCCTGCTTTATTGAATAAAAGTCTGCGCCGACTTTGGCACTTTTTTGTGCCAACTGAGGCTAAAGTCGAAAGCGCAGGCCTTCTAAAGCGCGGGTTTATGTGCGAAGATCGCCGCCCTAAGAAGAATATCGATGCGAATTTAAGAGGACTCCCCGATGCGCATTATCCTATTGGGCGCCCCAGGTGCCGGTAAAGGTACCCAGGCTCAGTTCATCATGGAACACTACGGAATCCCCCAGATTTCTACCGGCGACATGCTTCGCGCCGCAGTGAAAGCCGGCACGCCGCTGGGGCTGGAAGCCAAGAAAGTGATGGACGCAGGTCAGCTGGTTTCTGATGAGCTGATCATAGGTCTGGTGAAAGAGCGCATTGCTCAGGACGACTGTGCCAAAGGTTTCCTGCTGGACGGTTTTCCACGCACCATTCCTCAGGCCGATGCCATGGCTGCCAATGGCATCAGCATCGATCACGTGATTGAAATTGATGTGCCTGATGAAGAAATTGTGAACCGCATGAGCGGTCGCCGCGTACATCCAGGCTCAGGCCGTGTGTATCACGTTGTGTTCAATCCACCCAAGGTGGAAGGCAAGGACGACGTGACCGGTGAAGATCTGGTTATCCGTCCGGATGACGAAGAGAGCACAGTGCGTAAGCGTCTGGGGATTTACCATGAGCAAACCAAGCCATTGGTTGACTATTATGGCAAGGTGGCTGCTGAAGGTAACACCAAGTACATCAAGTTCGACGGTACCCAGAGCGTGGCCGAGGTCAGTAAGTTGATCCAGGCAGCCCTGAGCTGATAGCCAGAGATCGCACTTTGTAGAAAAGCCTGTGAAAACAGGCTTTTTTGTTTTTTAGCCTATGGTAGGCTAAGCCAAAGTTTGCCAATTTGAGGTGAGATGTGAGCCAGGAACAGCCAATGTTTGGAGTACTCCTTGTCAATCTGGGCACCCCAGATGCCCCCGACGCCCCTTCCGTGCGCCGTTTTTTAAAGCAGTTTTTAAGCGATCCCAGGGTCGTGGATTTGTCTCCCTGGATCTGGAAGCCAATCCTGAATGGCATCATTCTCAACACCCGTCCCGCCAAAGTCGCCAAACTGTACCAGAGCATCTGGTGGGATGAGGGCTCGCCTCTGATGGTGATAAGTCAGCGTCAGCGAGAGAAGCTTGCCGCCGAACTGAGCAGCCTCTATGGCCATGAGGTTCCTGTTGCGCTGGGGATGAGTTATGGCTCACCGTCGCTGAGCCAGGGGCTGGAAAGCCTGAAGGCACAGGGCATAGACCGTGTGGTGGTGTTGCCGCTGTATCCTCAGTACTCCTGCTCGACGGTAGCCAGTGTGTTCGACGGAGTTGCCGGGGTGCTCAAGTCATGGCGACGTCTGCCGGACTGGCGCATGGTACGCGAGTATTATCGTCATCCGCTGTATATCCGGGCCTTGGCTGACTCTGTTCGTCGCCTGTGGGAGGCTGACGGCAAAGCTGAACTCTTACTGATGTCGTTCCACGGTGTGCCGCTCAGATACATAACCGAAGGTGACCCCTATCAGGCCCAGTGCCAGGAAACCGCAAGACTCGTTGCCAAAGAGCTTGGCCTTGGCAACGACGAATGGCAGGTCTGTTTCCAGTCCCGCTTTGGCAAAGAAGAGTGGCTGACTCCCTATACCGACGAGTTGCTCGAGAGCCTGCCGGGCAAGGGGGTTAAGAAGGTGGACATTATGTGTCCTGCTTTTTCGGCAGATTGTCTCGAAACACTCGAAGAGATTGCCGAAGGGGGGAAAGAGTCCTTTATCCATGCCGGTGGCGAGCAATACAGGGTTATTCCCTGCCTGAACGACGACGATGGCCATATCCGATTGCTGGCGGAACTGGTCAGGGAACAGAGCCTCGGCTGGCAAGTTGGCTGATGCGGCTTTGCTCATCACTGGTCAGCGTCTTAAAATATGATAGAATCTGCCGCCTTTGAGCCGGGCGGCGGTATTTGCAGCTCTCTTTTGCGTGGATCTCCCAGCCTTTTGGCGATGAATATCACTCCGGCCTAAAATCAATTTTACTTGTTTAAGTCTGGTGCCAGGCAGGGCTCCGGGTCTGATGTGCATGGATGCGGCAAGTGCAACTCTGCCATAGTGCAAATAGGCAAAGAACAGAGATCCCGTTATGAAGTTTCCTGGCCAGCGCAAGTCAAAACATTACTTCCCCGTCAATACCCGAGATCCGCTGCTTGAGCAGTTGACTCAGCAACCTCAGCCAACGCAGACCTATATCAGCGGCATCGATCAAACCCTGGTGGACATTGAAGCCAAGGTCGCTGAAGACTTGTTGGTGCGCTATCAGTTACCCAAAGGTAATTCCACCCTGATTGATGATGCAACCGCCCATGCGCTCTACGAGGAGCTCAAGCGCGATAATCTTATCAGTGACGAGTTTGCCGGTGGCACCATTGGTAACACTGTGCACAACTACTCCATTTTGGCTGATGATAGATCAGTGCTTTTTGGGGTGATGAGTAAGTCCATTGAGGTGGGCAGCTACGCCTATCGCTACCTGTGCCACACCTCATCCAA
The window above is part of the Shewanella litorisediminis genome. Proteins encoded here:
- the htpG gene encoding molecular chaperone HtpG; the encoded protein is MSHQETHGFQTEVKQLLHLMIHSLYSNKEIFLRELVSNAADAADKLRYLALTNDSLYEGDGELRVRVSADKDKGTVTIEDNGIGMTRDGVIEHLGTIAKSGTAEFFKTLSGDSAKDSQLIGQFGVGFYSAFIVAKRVEVFTRAAGHNADEGVKWESEGEGNFSVETITKADRGTKIVLHLRDEEKEFADDWRLRSIITKYSDHISIPVEMYQEGTPERDGPDGEKILATEGQWKAMNKATALWTRSKSEVSDDEYKEFYKHISHDYADPLDWSHNKVEGNQEYTSLLYIPAKAPWDLWNRDRKHGLKLFVQRVFIMDDAEQFMPSYLRFVQGLIDSNDLPLNVSREILQDNKVTRNLRQALTKRVLSMLEKLAKDDADKYQQFWAEFGTVLKEGPAEDFANRERIAGLLRFASTHTGDATPSVSLDDYIGRMKEGQEKIYYIVADSHEAAANSPHLELLKKKGIEVLLLSERIDEWLISHLHDYKEKALHSVTRGDLDLGALEDEAEKAAQEKLAQESEPLVERFKSALGNKVSDVKITTRLTDTPACVVTGEGEMSSQMIKLMQAAGQPVPETKPTLELNPTHPLVARLDKEQDEAAFAQWAEMLLAQATLSERGSLADPSAFIKLVNQMLLKSVG
- a CDS encoding co-chaperone YbbN, with the protein product MTQGIPQQADAAMAGVALTRDNIQSVLEKSLEAPIVLSFFAPSHPDSVAMNARLAQLINGRGVLATVNCETEMEIASYFRIQALPTVLVISQGQPVDGFAGDKTDAELDALLAQHLPQAWKQVLQQARQALADGKGADALALLKSIEMDSTAIGAEWALLMAEAEIVQGELSNAEQRLALVGLADQDAYFQSLKAKLALAREAADTPEVRELQSRFADSPDNHPLRIELAKALAQAKREEEALELLYDVLKRDLGAEGGEIKQAFMGILTAMGQGSSIANSFRRKLYSLLY
- the adk gene encoding adenylate kinase; translated protein: MRIILLGAPGAGKGTQAQFIMEHYGIPQISTGDMLRAAVKAGTPLGLEAKKVMDAGQLVSDELIIGLVKERIAQDDCAKGFLLDGFPRTIPQADAMAANGISIDHVIEIDVPDEEIVNRMSGRRVHPGSGRVYHVVFNPPKVEGKDDVTGEDLVIRPDDEESTVRKRLGIYHEQTKPLVDYYGKVAAEGNTKYIKFDGTQSVAEVSKLIQAALS
- the hemH gene encoding ferrochelatase — protein: MFGVLLVNLGTPDAPDAPSVRRFLKQFLSDPRVVDLSPWIWKPILNGIILNTRPAKVAKLYQSIWWDEGSPLMVISQRQREKLAAELSSLYGHEVPVALGMSYGSPSLSQGLESLKAQGIDRVVVLPLYPQYSCSTVASVFDGVAGVLKSWRRLPDWRMVREYYRHPLYIRALADSVRRLWEADGKAELLLMSFHGVPLRYITEGDPYQAQCQETARLVAKELGLGNDEWQVCFQSRFGKEEWLTPYTDELLESLPGKGVKKVDIMCPAFSADCLETLEEIAEGGKESFIHAGGEQYRVIPCLNDDDGHIRLLAELVREQSLGWQVG